In the Salmo trutta chromosome 13, fSalTru1.1, whole genome shotgun sequence genome, TAGGTACTATTTCAGATGGTTAAGGTACATGTAAGGTACTGACGTAGGCTGGCGTGGTACTGTTCCCCCTGTAGTTAGTCCAGGTCTCCTGGTCTAGGCTGTAGGAGAGGGTGAAGTACATGATGAAGTAGTCCTTCAGGCCCAGAGAGGCTCTTGCACCCTGGGTCTGGATCCCATGGATCAGTGTGGGTCTTTGGAGGTCCACCTGCATATAAGACACAACAGGAGACCAGGGTTGGGGCcagttccatttcaattcagtcaattcaggaagtgaactgAAATCCCAATTCCAATTTTTCTCATGAGTAAAAAAATCTATTGATTGAATCGAAATTGGGCAGCTAAATCAGAGGGCCTTTCAATCTACAAGATCTTTCATAGGAGAACAGGAATTTTATTGTTGAACCTGGATCCATGATTTCTGATCCGCGCCCATCCAGGCGTTGACAGAACCAGATAGCTCCAGCCTCGCCAGCCTGGCCTCCCAGTTACCTGGAAAACACATATATGCATTCAATCACACTGGCTAACTGTATGCAGGCCTAACACAGAGGAAAGTTTTCATAAACAGTAAGTCACTGATTCATCACGGCAACATGTCTCCATTCTAGAGGCTTACTTATGCGTTTACTGTGTACAAGCCTACTTTCTGCCGTGAAATAACTTCATAATTAGTAATAATAATTTATTGGATTTACATAACGCTTTTCCATGTGCTCAAAGTGCCTTTACATAGTAAGGAGGGAAACTCACCTATTCTACCACCAATGTGAAACACCCTAAGGTAATGAATGGCAACCTTTTTTCTGTCAAAacgctcaccacacatcagctataATGTTTGAGAGGTTTGTAGTAACATTCTTGTGGTTACATTCTTGCATTGCTGAAGCTTGCTTACCTATGTGGTCTGATGCAGTGATCTGGGAATTGTCTATTcttcctgacctcaaccccagaGGCTGGATGCATCCTGCCAGGCAATCACAGgaaattacattttattatttatattgtCCACATTTCACAAAAGAATAGCCAACAATGCCATTCTAAGACATTTCAAAGAACATATTTCACACTTCTGTCTCAGTCTACTGAGTAACGCTGTTGTGAGGTAACTATGTGTGGTACCTACATAGATTGGGAGTTGTGGTACCTACATAAGTTGGGAGTTGTGGTACCTACATGAGTTGTGGTATCTACATAAGTTGGGAGATGTGGTATCTACATAAGTTGGGAGATGTGGTACCTACATAAGTTGGGAGTTGTGGTACCTACATAAGTTGGGAGTTGTGGTACCTACATAAGTTGGGAGATGTGGTATCTACATAAGTTGGGAGATGTGGTACCTACATAAGTTGGGAGTTGTGGTATCTACATAAGTTGGGAGTTGTGGTACTTACATAAGTTGGGAGTTGTGGTACCTACATAAGTTGGGAGTTGTGGTATCTACATAAGTTGGGAGTTGTGGTACCTACATAGATTGGGAGTTGTGGTACCTACATAAGTTGGGAGATGTGGTACCTACATAAGTTGGGAGTTGTGGTATCTACATAAGTTGGGAGTTGTGGTACCTACATAAGTTGGGAGATGTGGTACCTACATAAGTTGGGAGATGTGGTACCTACATAAATTGGGAGTTGTGGTATCTACATAAGTTGGGAGTTGTGGTACCTACATAAGTTGGGAGATGTCGTACCTACATTAGTTAGGAGATGTGGTACCTACATAAGTTGGGAGATGTGGTACCTACATTAGTTAGGAGATGTGGTACCTACATACGTTGGGAGATGTGGTACCTACATTAGTTAGGAGATGTGGTATCTACATAAGTTGGGTGTTGTGGTACCTACATAAGTTGGGAGTTGTGGTACCTACATAAGTTGGGAGATGTGGTATCTACATAAGTTGGGAGTTGTGGTGTCTACATAAGTTGGGAGTTGTGGTATCTACATAAGTTGGGTGTTGTGGTACCTACATAAGTTGGGAGTTGTGGTACCTACATAGATTGGGAGTTGTGGTACCTACATATGTTGGGAGTTGTGGTACCTACATAAGTTGGGAGATGTGGTATCTACATAAGTTGGGAGTTGTGGTACCTACATAAGTTGGGAGTTGTGGTACCTACATAGATTGGGAGTTGTGGTACCTACATAAGTTGGGAGTTGTGGTATCTACATAAGTTGGGAGTTGTGGTATCTACATAAGTTGGGAGTTGTGTTATCTACATAAGTTGGGAGATGTGGTACCTACATAAGTTGGGAGTTGTGGTATCTACATAAGTTGGGAGATGTGGTACCTACATAAGTTGGGAGTTGTGGTACCTACATAAGTTGGGAGTTGTGGTATCTACATAAGTTGGGAGTTGTGGTACCTACATAAGTTGGGAGTTGTGGTACCTACATAAGTTGGGAGTTGTGATATCTACATAAGTTGGGAGTTGTGGTACCTACATAAGTTGGGAGTTGTGGTACCTACATAAGTTGGGAGTTGTGGTACCTACATAAGTTGGGAGATGTGGTACCTACATAAGTTGGGAGATGTGGTATCTACATAAGTTGGGAGTTGTGGTACCTACATAAGTTGGGAGATGTGGTACCTACATAAGTTGGGAGTTGTGGTACCTACATAAGTTGGGAGATGTGGTACCTACATAAGTTGGGAGATGTGGTATCTACATAAGTTGGGAGTTGTGGTACCTACGTAAGTTGGGAGATGTGGTACCTACATAAGTTGGGAGTTGTGGTACCTACATAAGTTGGGATTTGTGGTTCCTACATGGGTTGTGAGGTGTGGTAGGCTACTTACGTGGGTTGTAGACCAGTAGTTTAGCCCTCATGCCGGCCAGCTGGTGCTCTCCTAGTGTACACTCCACCATCCAGGTCCCCACCGTGGCCGGTCTCATCTCTACTGTTCCAAACACACCTGGAGAGGTGGGCAGAGACCAAGGTGGGACAGTTGACATTCTTGATTGACTATTATTTTATTGTGTGggcatgtgtatgtatgtttgtgtgtgtgtgtgttaactgtggttgtgtgtgtgtgtggtaactgtggctgtgtgtgtgtgtgtgtgtgtgtgtgtgtgtgtgtgtgtgtgtgtgtgtgtgtgtgtgtgtttaccaggaTAGAGGTTGTACACCCCCATGCGATGCTCTTGCTCCTTGTGAATGCTGAAGGGCAGACCGTGGAAGTGGGCGGTGTGATACTCCCCGTCGCCCCCAACGTTCAGCAGGTGCCACCTGACTTGCTGGTGCTGGGCTACAGTCAGACCAGGAAGTGTCTCTGCCACGTAGCCGTTTATGGCTAAGGTAACATGGAAAGATTTTCCAGATAAATGAATCTCAAACACAAACAATCGATCAGATATGAGTATGAACCTAAACAAACAGAGAAATTCACTAGAAAtctatttttattaatttattatgAAACTATTATTGACATTAGGAGGGAGTCTGAATAACTCTACTGTACCTGCAAACTTGTTGCTGAGCTGAAACCAGGGGTCATCTTTCTGGGCCTGGCAGGGCGGGGTGCAGTACTGACGGATGTTCTCGTCCAGGTACCAGCTCTTGGTCTCGTCGAAGGTGTGGAAGAGGAGGGCGTACTCCTGTAGGTTGGGCTGTAGGTTCAGTTGGGGGTGGAGGGTGCCTGGTTTACAGATTACTAAGGGGCCAATCAGACCAGAGTGGAGGTCCTTCTCCTGTTGCAGGGGTGAGAACAGAACACAAAGCCACACAGTCAAATACACACGCCAGAACAATAAGTGCATGCAGGGAAAAGCATGTCACAACACTGATAAGCTATCTAAGGAAAATAAAATACACTTATGAGGCCTAACTATGAGCTAGCTTTGTAATATACAGTAAGTGTTGACAGTGACACTTGCCTTATTCTGTGTAGAGTAGTAGGCCCCGGCCTTACAGTCAAACTCTGCAGCGGTGGGCCCCTGCTTCCTGGTGATCCTCCAGGTGTAGACCCTGACCTCCCCAGGCTGGACTGCCTCCCCAGGGATCCCCGCCACCCTGTCCCCGGAGGATTGACCATCACCCTGGCTCTTATCATACACCCCATGGAGGTGCAGGGAGTAGGGCCTGGACGCCATGTTCTTGAAGGTCACCTGTCAAGATCAAGATAAGGATCAAGATCAGGATCAAGATTAAAAACAGGATCAAGATTAAGATCAGGTCAATGTTTAacagcagaacacacacagaatctGATATCTGAGTAGATGCCATGAAAATATTATTgcagtgaattcagggggtaaTGCAAccgggattcaaaccagggttCCTGCAACTGTCCAGATCCTTAGCCATTACACCAAGAACTCCGAAACACCTTGACGAGGTTAGTAGTAGTTGAGCTAAGGCCACTAAAATATGAATTGATTTGAAACATCTGTGAATTAATAAGATGATCATTGATCTCCACTCACGGTAAGGAGGTCGTTGACCTCAGCTTTAATGATAGGGCCCATGAGTCCCAGATGTTCTTGCAGCTCTCCTCTGGTGACGGGAATCTGGAAGTCTCTTTCACTGTAGGCCCTGAACACCACCTTCTTATATTCCGCCAGGAACTTCCTCATTCCCCTACGCCTCTCTCTGGGGAGGGAACAGTTGAAAGTTGATTAGCTGATCAATACCCTGATAAAAGACAGCTTGCTGTTGATCAATACCCTGATAAAATACAGCTTGCCGTTGATCGATACCCTGATAAAAGACAGCTTGCCGTTGATCGATACCCTGATAAAAGACAGCTTGCCATTGATCAATACCCTGATAAAATACAGCTTGCCGTTGATCAATACCCTGATAAAAGACAGCTTGCCGTTGATCGATACCCTGATAAAAGACAGCTTGCCGTTGATCAATACCCTGATAAAATACAGCTTGCCGTTGATCAATACCCTGATAAAAGACAGCTTGCCGTTGATCGATACCCTGATAAAGACAGCTTGCCGTTGATCAATACCCTGATAAAATACAGCTTGCCGTTGATCGATACCCTGATAAAAGACAGCTTGCCGTTGATCGATACCCTGATAAAAGACAGCTTGCCGTTGATCAATACCCTGATAAAATACAGCTTGCCGTTGATCGATACCCTGATAAAAGACAGCTTGCCGTTGATCAATACCCTGATAAAATACAGCTTGCAgttgaaacgttggtaaataaaTGATTGCATTGGAGCTACTAGAGAGCAGCTTTTCCTTTACTTTTAAACTGAGCTGATCAATCAGAAACAGGATTTTTTAGAAACCTATCAAAAATGAATAGTCAAACAGATGGGGCCAGATGTTATTTCTTtgtaaaatattctgtaacaagtgttgtttttgtgctcaATGGTGGATCTATTCATAATTATTTAAGAGATATTAAGCCTAGTTCTAGACTAAAAAGCATATTCAATTGAGATTCTTCATTGAAAGTGCTCCCCAAAGACTAAGCATAAGTGTCCAAGAAACCAGATGCTTACAAAAGCCAAACACTACCTTGTTTTTATGAGCTGATGTGGTTTCCTGATCCCATAGTCCCATGTGATCTCCTGTGCAGCGATGTAGTAGCTGCGGTATTGTCCATCAGTGGTCCTCAGGTCCAGGTTTTCCTCTGTCCCTATGTAGGCTGTCCCAGTGTCTTCCTCACTATAGTCATCATACTCCAAAGACACTGCGTTCCTGGGAGCTGTCTCGTTGTCTTTGGAGACATTGGAGAAGTCTAGATCCAACAAATCCAGTAGAGGGGTGTCCGGCTCTGTGTGAGTGTTATTGCTTAGGGGATGCGCATACCCAGCTTTCTGCTCCTCCCTCTGCTGCTGCACCTTCAGCTGATCCGGGAGAGCTTCCAAAGTTTTGTTCAGGGGGTCCAGATCCATCCATCCGTCTAACTCCAAGAGTAGAGGGTCCTTATCTGCGTGATTGGTGGTTAGGGGATGTGAATCTCGATCCAGCTCCCCCTTttgcctctccctctgctcctgcACCTTTAAGAACCCCTCACCCTgcgcctcctgctcctcctgctgATCCAACACCTCCAccttctgctcctctctctgctcctgctctagttcctccccaTACACCCGACCCTTCCACTCCTTCAGCACCTCCTCCTCACAGTTCTCCACCAGCTTGTTGCGCTCTCCATTCTCTCCACCCTCCAACCCGGCCTGGCGTCTCTGTCTCCCGTTCCCCCCCTGCTCCCCACCCAGGTCCCCTCCCTCCTGGTTCTCTGAAGCTTTCCACTCCCCGTCCTTCTCCAGTTGCTCCAGAACATCTGTGGGGATCCCTCCCTGGGAAAGCAGGTTGGCCTCCTCGTCAGTAGACGACACCGTCACATACCTGACCTCACAGATTGACCTCTGATCCCCTGCCTTAAATGTGACATTGTTATCAGACCCGTGGTCCCCTGATTCTCCGATGGCGACTTCGTTATCTGTGTCATTTCCTGTTTGCGGTGTTGTTGTGTTCTGGTTTAAGCCAGGTTGCTTCCTGCAGACTCTGACAGCTACGGTCCTGTTCTGTGGCTGGGGGTGGAGGGATCTGGGTTTGAAGAAGTGGTCTACGTAGTCAGGCAGGACGTCCTCCAGGCCATACTCTACGTCTTCATTGTCCACCAGCAGTTCAACGTTACAAGACAGGACAGAGTAGCGGGCGCTCATGCCACGGCTTTTCAGACTGCCGTCGAATGCACTGATCTCCCACTCACCTGAGGATGAAAAAAACATCAGCTCACAACGCTCCAGAAAACACCTCTCAGGTCAGGGTCAGGTTTTAGTAGGACGCACCGTAGTGAAAACCTGTGTTCTTAATGGACCTGTAGCACCTCCCTGTTTAAAATATGTTCTTCCATTTGATGCCTACTGAATACAACTGCAGTAGGATCATTTGACCTTTGACCTTACCGATTAGCTCGGTCTCCATGGTAACGGTCTCCCCGGACATTGGGAAGAGTGTGAGGACGGACTCGTACACGTTGTCCTTCATGAAGGGGTTTCCTGTGAAGTAGACGGACAAGAAGTCGCTCTGCGTCCCCACGTTGGCCAGGTGCCAGAAGGTCACGTCATCCTTACACACCTGGACCTTCTGCCCGTTGAACATAATCCCGTTCACGTCTGTAAACAAAAACGAGATCAAGATAAAAAACATAGCACACAAAAAGGGTGACAGAGCAGACATTTGTCACCACTTTCATCAAGAACCAAGAGAACCAGGCATGAAAACCTCACTTACTGTAGATGACATTGGAGTTGTAGAAGTCAGGGTCTGTAGGGTTGACCGTGGAGGGGTCTTTGCTGTACTTCTGAATGTTGTCATTGATGTACCAACTCTTGTTCTCATCAAACACAGCAAACATCAACTGCTTCACTTTATCTGGGCCCACCTGCAAGTTGGACATCTTAGGTTATGATAACCACAACATCTCACACtgccacaaacaacaacaacatgatatGTCATATTGGGCCAGTTTCAGGGACATATCTCTATTCTTCATTGAAAGTTATTTTTATTCCAAGactagacttaatctgtgtctgaaAAACCAACCCTATGTGTcatctactttgcactttcttccactacaaatctactattccagtgttttacttgctatattgtatttactttgccaccatggcctttttttgcctttacctcccttatctcacctcatttgctcacattgtatatatacttatttttgtactgtattattgactgtatatttgttttactccatgtgtaactctgtgttgttgtatgtgttgaactgctttgctttatcttggccaggtcgcaattgtaaatgagaacttgttctcaacttgtctacctggttaaataaaggtgaaaaaaaacaaaaaaaaacattaagtGTCGATTCTCACCAGCCGCCCCCTGGTGTCCATGGAGTCCTTCTTGCAGATGAGGAGGGGTCCTACGAGGCCAGTGGCCAGATCTCTCTCAGGGTTGATGGTACTCTGGTACAGACGGGTCAGACACTGGGGGTCTCCCTCCAGGGGCCCATCCTCTGCTGTTAGCTTCCACACATACCCATATGTCCCGTTGGGGGGTACAGCCAGGGAGCGTAGGTCCTTTTCaccctctatacacacacacacacacacacacacacacacacacacacacacacacacacacacacacacacacacagggggggACAGGGATGACTAATGATTTAGGAATGACTAAGAGACTAAGAGATTTTATTAGTCTAACAGAATGATTATTACACTAATAAAACTTTTTATGAGTTTCTCCAGACCTCAACATATAAACACACCGGATATGATGACTATTCCATAAAAGATTTAGTTATGATTCCAAACCTAAATGCATAGTCAGTAATATTATCTTGATTCATCTTATCATAATGCCAGTTCTTACCGTTCCCTGTTTTCCTCAGTGGAAAAATCCTGGTGAGGCCGTTTGGATACATGTTGAAAGGACGACTTGCCAGGTTCTTGAACACTATCTGAAGAAACAATTAGAATGATCTTTGCTATCTATTCAGATAcatcttttttgtttgtttgttttgttgattgtggTACACACACCTGGAAGTGTTCGTCCACCTGTCCTCTGAGCAGTGGTCCCAGCAGTCTTTTAACAGGTGATTTCCTCTTGGTGAAGGTCTGGTCAGTGTATTCTACATATACCACTTTCTTATATTCATGACCCAGCTGATGAGGACCCCTGGGGAAGTATTCCGATAACAGTTGACTGGAACACAGAGACAGTAGTATCAGTATTTTTAGGATCATGAACTCTTTCCCTTTCCTGTCCTAGTCTTTTTCTGGCTATACAcactctctctgaccctctccaTTTCTCCGTCCTCCTTCCCATCTGAACTCTTATTTTCCATTTCACTCCCACTCTTCctttctctcacccccccccctccctctctgtcgccCCTTTACCCTTTTTCCTACCTGTCACCCTGGCTGAGGTGGGGTTTTGTACCTGTCACCCTGGCTGAGGTGGGGTTTCCTACCTGTCACCCTGGCTGAGGTGGGGTTTCCTACCTGTGACCCTGGCTGAGGTGGGGTTTCCTACCTGTCACCCTGGCTGAGGTGGGGTTTCGTACCTGTCACCCTGGCTGAGGTGGGGTTTCCTACCTGTCACCCTGGCTGAGGTGGGGTTTTGTACCTGTCACCCTGGCTGAGGTGGGGTTTCCTACCTGTCACCCTGGCTGAGGTGGGGTTTCGTACCTGTCTCGCTCACTGAGGTGGGGTTTTGTGATAATGTTTTTTTTGAATTGTTTAtaatttattttgtacataatgttgctgctatcatctcttatgaccgaaaagagctgctggacatcagaacagtgattactcaccttgaactggacaaagattttttatttaatgagtccgacgtgaaggatatactgctttgtcgagacaaggcccaaatccccataattcgcatgaagaaaagacggagaaaaagggggtgGAAGGCGGGGTGTAAGAGTTCGCcgacgagtaggtaaaccaccactaccctccgtattcttggccaacatgcaatcattggaaaacaaactggaaaaCCTacaattaagactatcctaccaatgagACATAAAAAAACTGTATagtatagagctggctggcttttccgtgcatcggcaggacagagcagctacgtctggtaaaaCGAGGGATGGGGgcgtgtctatttgtcaataactgctggtgcgcgatgtctaatattaaagaagtgtcgaggtattgcttgcctgaggtagaatacctcatgataagctgtagaccacactatctaacaaaagagttctcatctatattattcatagccgtctatttaccaccgcaAACCGATGCgggcactaaaaccacactcaacgagctgtgtaaggccataagcaaacaagaaaatgttcatccagaagcggtgctcctagtggccggggactttaatgcaggcaaacttaaatctgttttacctaatttctaccggcatgtcacatgtgcaaccagaggaaaaacattctagaccacctttactccacacacagagacgcatgctctctcaccccctccatttggcaaatctgaccataagtctatcgtcctgattcctgcttacaagcaaaaattaaagcagtaAGTTACAGTGACTccctcaatacggaagtggtcagatgacgcagatgcgaCGCCACAGCACTGTTTTGctaccacagactggaatatgttccaggattcatccaatggcattgacgaGTGTActacctcagtcaccggcttcatcaataagtgcatcaacgaagTCGTcgccacagtgaccgtacgtacatatcccaaccagaagccatggattacatgcaacatccgcaccgagctaaaggctagagctgccgctttcaaggagtgggacactaatatAAGAAATCCAGTCAGGCCCTCagaagaaccatcaaacaggcaaagcgtcaatacaggagtaagattgaatcctactacaccggctctgacgctcgtcagatgtggcaaggcttgaaaactattatggaccaCAAAGGGAAATCAAGCCGatagctgcccagtgatgcgagcctaccagatgggctaaatgccttttatgctcgcttcgaggcaagaaacactgaagcatgcatgagagcaccagctattccagacaactgtgtgattacgctctccatagccgatgtgagcaggACCTTAAAACAGGTGAACATttacaaagccgcggggccagacagattaccaggacgtgtattcaAAACATGCGCAGTGTCTTCActgatggctcacatcaacaccatcatgccggaaaccctagacccactccaattagctcaccgccccaacagatccacagatgacgcaatctcaatcgcactccacactgccctttcacacatggacaaaaggaacacctatgtgagaatgctgttcattcactacagctcagcgttcaacaccatattacccacaaagctcatcactaagctaaggaccctgagactaaacacctccctctgcaactggatcctggacttgggttggcaagggtaggcaacaacaaatctgccatactgatcctcaacactggggcccctcaggggtgcatgcttagtcccctcctgtactccctgtcacacacaactgcgtggccaagcacgcctccaacatcaccattaagtttactgacgacaccacagtggtaggcctgatcaccaacaacgatgaaacagcctatagggaggaagtcagagacctggcagtgtggtgccaggataacaacctctccctcaacgtgatcaagacaaaggagttgatcgtgaactataggaaaaggagggctgaacaggcccccattaacatagatggggctgaagtggagcagatcgagagtttcaagttccttggtgtccacatcaccaacgaactaccatggtccaaacacaccaagacagttttgatgagggcacgacaacaccttttcccccttaggagactgaaaagattaggcatgggtccccagatcctcaaaaagttctaaagctgcaccattgagagcgtcctgaccggttgcctggtatggcaactgctcggaatctgaccataaggcgctacagagggtagtgtgtatggcccagtacatcactggagccaagcttcctgacatccaggacccatatactaggcagtgtcagagacaggcccaaacaattgtcaaagactccagtcgcccaagtcatagactgttctctctgctaccgcatggcaagcggtagcggagcgccaagtctaggaccaaaagactccttaattaacagcttctacccccaattttattacatttttttactttcgtttatttagtaaatattttcttaactctatttcttgaactgcattgttggttcagggcttgtaagtaagcggtaatacctgttgtattcggcgcatgtaacaaatacaattttatttgtaccTGTCTCCCTCACTGAGGTGGGGTTTTGTACCTGGCTCCATAACTGAGGTGGGGTTTCGTACCTGTCTCCTTAATTAAATGAGGTGCGGTATTGTACCTGTCTCCCTCACTGAGGTGGGGTTTTGTACCTGCCTCCTTATCTGAGGTGGGGTTTTGTACCTGTCTCCTTAACTGAGGTGGGATTTCGTACCTGTCTCCATAACTGAGGTGGGGTTTTGTACCTGTCTCCTTAACTGAGGTGGGGTTTTGTACCTGTCTCCTTAACTGAGGTGGGGTTTCATACCTGTCTCTCTCACTGAGGTGGGGTTTCGTACCTGTCTCCTTAACTGAGGTGGGGTTTCGTACCTGTCTCCTTAACTGAGGTGGGGTTTTGTACCTGCCTCCTTAACTGAGGTGGGGTTTCATACCTGTCTCTCTCACTGAGGTGGGGTTTCGTACCTGCCTCCTTAACTGAGGTGGGGTTTCGTACCTGCCTCCTTAACTGAGGTGAGGTTTCGTACCTGCCTCCTTAACTGAGGTGAGGTTTCGTACCTGTGTCTCTCACTGAGGTGGTGTTTCGTACCTGTCTCCTTAACTGAGGTGGGGTTTCGTACCTGCCTCCATAACTGAGGTGAGGTTTCGTACCTGTCTCCATAACTGAGGTGAGGTTTCgtacctgtctctctcactgAGTTGGGGTTTTGCACCTGTCTCCTTAAAGTGGGGTTTTGTACCTGTCTCCTTAACTGAGTTGGGGTTTTGTACCTGTCTCCTTAACTGAGTTGGGGTTTTGTACCTGTCTCCTTAACTGAGTTGGGGTTTTGTACCTGTCTCCTTAACTGAGGTGGGGTTTCATACCTGTCTCTCTCACTGAGGTGGGGTTTCgtacctgtctctctcactgAGGTGGTGTTTCGTACCTGTCTCCTTAACTGAGGTGGGGTTTCGTACCTGCCTCCATAACTGAGGTGAGGTTTCgtacctgtctctctcactgAGTTGGGGTTTTGTACCTGGCTCCTTAAAGTGGGGTTTTGTACCTGTCTCCTTAACTGAGGTGGGGTTTTGTACCTGTCTCCTTAAAGTGGGGTTTTGTACCTGTCTCCTTAACTGAGTTGGGGTTTTGTACCTGTCTCCTTAAAGTGGGGTTTTGTACCTGTCTCCTTAAAGTGGGGTTTTGTACCTGTCTCCCTGGCTGAGGTGGGGTGCGTAATCCCAACTGATCTCCTCAGCAGCAATGTAATGGACCCAGACTTTGCTCTTCCCCCCTCGGGAGCGCCCCACA is a window encoding:
- the LOC115205598 gene encoding coagulation factor VIII-like; the encoded protein is MRTLLISLLWVLGGVEETVAVPTVGVPATRVFYIAAVEIGWDYLYWGSGDPSEQRRRTKDPAQKYIKAVYREYTDSTYSVPKPTPTWAGIQGPVIHAQASDRVVVHFKNLASQPYSISPVGVSYWKQSEGAGYDDATSSQEKEDDAVAPGGYYKYVWDINPKDGPTVGDPECLTYSYSSQVDTVQDFNSGLIGALLICKSTAFTDNGVRKSREFILLFAVFDESKSWYGEVGSFRERFKKANARKQYHTINGYVNSTLPGLTMCQGRDHVFWHLIGMETAPEIHSMLFQDHSLQVMAHRKVTVEMTPMTFTTAEMKPSTQGKFLISCQIQAHRHAGMSAVFEVEDCPEPVTVPGPDVRQVQQSENEEDYEYGDDMFETFVFKPVKSRAVGRSRGGKSKVWVHYIAAEEISWDYAPHLSQGDSQLLSEYFPRGPHQLGHEYKKVVYVEYTDQTFTKRKSPVKRLLGPLLRGQVDEHFQIVFKNLASRPFNMYPNGLTRIFPLRKTGNEGEKDLRSLAVPPNGTYGYVWKLTAEDGPLEGDPQCLTRLYQSTINPERDLATGLVGPLLICKKDSMDTRGRLVGPDKVKQLMFAVFDENKSWYINDNIQKYSKDPSTVNPTDPDFYNSNVIYNVNGIMFNGQKVQVCKDDVTFWHLANVGTQSDFLSVYFTGNPFMKDNVYESVLTLFPMSGETVTMETELIGEWEISAFDGSLKSRGMSARYSVLSCNVELLVDNEDVEYGLEDVLPDYVDHFFKPRSLHPQPQNRTVAVRVCRKQPGLNQNTTTPQTGNDTDNEVAIGESGDHGSDNNVTFKAGDQRSICEVRYVTVSSTDEEANLLSQGGIPTDVLEQLEKDGEWKASENQEGGDLGGEQGGNGRQRRQAGLEGGENGERNKLVENCEEEVLKEWKGRVYGEELEQEQREEQKVEVLDQQEEQEAQGEGFLKVQEQRERQKGELDRDSHPLTTNHADKDPLLLELDGWMDLDPLNKTLEALPDQLKVQQQREEQKAGYAHPLSNNTHTEPDTPLLDLLDLDFSNVSKDNETAPRNAVSLEYDDYSEEDTGTAYIGTEENLDLRTTDGQYRSYYIAAQEITWDYGIRKPHQLIKTRERRRGMRKFLAEYKKVVFRAYSERDFQIPVTRGELQEHLGLMGPIIKAEVNDLLTVTFKNMASRPYSLHLHGVYDKSQGDGQSSGDRVAGIPGEAVQPGEVRVYTWRITRKQGPTAAEFDCKAGAYYSTQNKEKDLHSGLIGPLVICKPGTLHPQLNLQPNLQEYALLFHTFDETKSWYLDENIRQYCTPPCQAQKDDPWFQLSNKFAAINGYVAETLPGLTVAQHQQVRWHLLNVGGDGEYHTAHFHGLPFSIHKEQEHRMGVYNLYPGVFGTVEMRPATVGTWMVECTLGEHQLAGMRAKLLVYNPRCIQPLGLRSGRIDNSQITASDHIGNWEARLARLELSGSVNAWMGADQKSWIQVDLQRPTLIHGIQTQGARASLGLKDYFIMYFTLSYSLDQETWTNYRGNSTTPAYIFNGNLDGSKVKENHLSPPILGRYIRLQPVTIQRNPALRMELLGCDVNSCSFPLGLQRRLVPDSSFRASSFLQTWRLSWSPALARLHQDGSANAWRPKANNPHEWLQVDFLVMKRITGVVTQGAWSILTQMVVTEFSVTISDNGHSWSNVFDEGTQREKMFLGNSEPDEEMLNLFDPPLFARFIRIHPKGWVNDIALRLEFMGCDTQQRH